The following are encoded in a window of Pedobacter cryoconitis genomic DNA:
- the atpE gene encoding ATP synthase F0 subunit C has protein sequence MTGSIAAIGAGLAAIGAGVGIGKIGSSAMEGIARQPEAASKIQTAMLIAAAFVEAVALFAVVVALIAN, from the coding sequence ATTACAGGAAGTATTGCTGCAATTGGTGCTGGTTTAGCTGCTATTGGCGCTGGAGTAGGTATCGGAAAAATCGGTAGTTCAGCTATGGAAGGTATTGCTCGTCAACCAGAAGCAGCCTCTAAAATTCAAACTGCGATGTTAATCGCTGCTGCTTTCGTTGAAGCGGTTGCTCTTTTCGCAGTAGTTGTTGCATTAATTGCCAACTAA
- the atpB gene encoding F0F1 ATP synthase subunit A: protein MDCSHVFDFKVNRLTLVFTLFLALFFVTPLLYAQEDTSKATVAAHAEPEAEKKFNLGKFALHHIADSHSWHVIGDTFIGLPVILYTQGGLVMFNSNEFHGDDEAKLVIERAGQRFVKLHEKIYYASETANAEGEYVELGADHHVANARPLDFSITKNVCTLILSVVVMLLVFLNVANGYKKRAGKSPKGLQSWVEPLILFVRDDIARPNLGHKYERFMPYLLTVFFFIWINNMLGLVPFLPGGANLTGNIAVTAVLSVITLIIVVTNGNKYYWKHIFTPDVPWWLYIVLVPVEIIGVFTKPIALAIRLFANITAGHILMLSLIGLIFVFNSVYVSLVSVPFALFIGAIELLVAFIQAFIFTMLSALFIGMAIEEHH, encoded by the coding sequence ATGGATTGTAGCCACGTTTTTGATTTTAAAGTTAATAGGTTAACCCTTGTTTTTACGCTTTTTTTAGCGTTATTCTTTGTAACACCCCTGTTATATGCACAGGAAGACACATCGAAAGCAACCGTAGCCGCTCACGCCGAACCAGAGGCTGAGAAGAAGTTCAATTTAGGTAAGTTCGCCTTACACCACATTGCGGATTCGCATAGCTGGCATGTAATCGGGGATACTTTTATTGGCCTGCCTGTCATTTTGTATACGCAAGGTGGATTGGTGATGTTTAATTCTAATGAGTTTCATGGAGATGATGAAGCGAAATTAGTAATCGAACGTGCCGGCCAGCGTTTTGTGAAATTGCACGAAAAGATTTACTATGCCTCTGAAACTGCAAACGCAGAAGGAGAATATGTAGAACTTGGTGCTGATCACCATGTAGCAAATGCACGCCCTCTTGATTTCTCTATCACTAAGAACGTATGTACTTTAATACTTTCGGTAGTTGTTATGCTTCTTGTATTTCTTAATGTAGCCAACGGTTACAAAAAGAGAGCAGGTAAATCTCCAAAAGGATTACAATCCTGGGTTGAGCCGCTTATCCTGTTTGTACGTGATGATATCGCAAGGCCAAACTTAGGACACAAGTATGAGCGTTTCATGCCATACCTGTTAACTGTGTTTTTCTTTATCTGGATCAACAACATGCTGGGTCTGGTTCCATTCCTTCCGGGAGGGGCTAACTTAACAGGAAATATTGCAGTTACTGCGGTATTGTCAGTGATCACTTTAATCATTGTGGTAACCAACGGTAATAAATATTACTGGAAGCACATCTTTACTCCTGATGTACCATGGTGGTTATATATCGTATTGGTACCTGTTGAGATCATTGGTGTATTCACTAAACCTATTGCACTTGCCATTCGTTTATTTGCAAACATCACCGCTGGTCACATTCTGATGTTATCACTGATTGGTTTGATCTTCGTTTTCAACTCTGTTTATGTTTCGTTAGTATCGGTTCCATTTGCATTGTTTATCGGAGCAATCGAATTGCTTGTTGCTTTTATACAAGCGTTTATTTTTACTATGTTATCTGCGTTATTCATTGGAATGGCGATAGAAGAACACCATTAA
- a CDS encoding AtpZ/AtpI family protein, which translates to MNDEPKEKKSANFVKYTGMGFQMLATIGIFAFAGYKIDQYRNTDKMIFTALLGLLGVIISLYQVIRQLNSKD; encoded by the coding sequence ATGAATGACGAGCCAAAAGAGAAAAAATCAGCAAATTTTGTAAAGTATACCGGGATGGGTTTCCAGATGCTGGCTACCATTGGCATATTTGCTTTTGCGGGTTATAAAATTGACCAGTATAGAAATACTGATAAAATGATTTTTACGGCGCTGCTCGGCCTTTTGGGAGTGATCATTTCCTTATATCAGGTTATCAGACAACTGAATAGTAAAGACTAA
- a CDS encoding tetratricopeptide repeat protein → MKNLRRSSLKLLLFYLGSSLLVACSTPKDTATSRAMQNLTARYNYIYNANVILNNYEEESYTNYIDNYSDVLPIYTDPEKFSSESVLHAPANDRALDAIIKKSRAIIADKAFSNYIDDAYLLLGKAYYLKTNYFVAEEYFDYTAKTYTKDMNVLITAQNWKARSLMQLNNMDDAAIILDTVYDNLELVKKKRSEPYGTIAQSYIYQNRYNDAIPILEKAVKESQLHRNRIRWTYILAQLYERQKKYKEALALYTKVQKSNAGFELYFNANLNRIKVTGILNGEHLNRKKELLALLKDDKNLDYHDQIYYQIAEDYAEENNITEAEKFYKLSIRNSTRNNYQKGLSYLRMADLNFNKHKDFLKAKAYYDSTVTVLPKNYPGYAQIVKKSQNLEYITDRYDVIAYQDTLQMLAKLPEAERIAKIKNLTKIKVAVAGNNGAFRNNLFPDATRRNNAGAPATSSFYFSNPAALSRGYTDFLTKWGNRKQEDNWRQSIKSSSQTTSESIAKVENDGYPTDKIGMEKTIADKDTTGKKYMAAVPLTVEAVKASNEKIIDAYYEIASFYQQELDDQPEAIRIYQLILSRFPDNSHLGSVYYSLYLCYQKTDPANAAKYKALVLDKFPGSVYAKTILDPDYSIKQSDLEAAGIKRYNQVFELYEGKAFPSVITEVNTTVQQYPAGSINPQLSYLRAIAIGRTQQIDSLTAAFKAITNAYPDDKLIVPLVKEHLAYIATHQGEFRKRRVALPDFDPAEPRFFTSAPVAEKTVQPIAQPDLQPIAKPVKEDVTAAAKPNVTQPTVIKEPSAITKQVPVVPPVTTKDIPVTQPQVAVVKTDVPPATQPVPVPETPVAAVVTPEITTPVPVKTAEVPAPRPVIIDKTFSTEISKVYYFVIDVADASLTLSSSRFGIGQFNRGNFPGAGLKHQLTEFDNDQLIYVGNFLSFAEAKSYADGITPQLKQIMKVPAGTYSSFIISKENFEKLRNKDLVTKYLDFYKNNY, encoded by the coding sequence TTGAAGAATCTCCGACGCTCCAGTTTGAAATTGTTATTATTTTACCTGGGAAGCTCTTTATTAGTGGCTTGTAGTACGCCTAAAGATACGGCAACAAGCAGGGCTATGCAAAATTTAACTGCACGTTATAACTATATTTATAACGCGAATGTTATTCTTAACAATTACGAGGAAGAATCGTATACCAACTATATAGACAACTACAGTGACGTTTTACCCATCTATACTGATCCTGAAAAGTTCAGTTCAGAAAGCGTCCTCCATGCACCAGCCAATGACAGGGCACTGGATGCCATCATCAAAAAATCAAGAGCCATTATTGCTGATAAAGCTTTCAGTAATTATATAGATGATGCTTACCTGCTATTGGGTAAAGCCTATTATCTTAAAACCAATTATTTCGTAGCCGAAGAATACTTCGATTATACCGCCAAAACCTATACGAAAGACATGAATGTGCTGATTACGGCACAAAACTGGAAAGCAAGAAGTTTGATGCAGCTCAATAATATGGATGATGCCGCAATTATTCTTGATACCGTTTATGATAACCTGGAACTGGTAAAGAAAAAAAGATCTGAACCTTACGGAACTATTGCGCAATCTTATATCTATCAGAACAGATACAACGACGCCATCCCGATTCTGGAAAAAGCAGTCAAAGAAAGTCAGCTGCACCGCAACCGTATCCGCTGGACTTATATCCTGGCGCAGTTGTATGAGCGTCAAAAAAAGTACAAAGAAGCTTTAGCGCTTTATACTAAAGTACAAAAAAGTAATGCTGGCTTTGAATTATACTTTAATGCGAACCTGAACAGAATTAAAGTTACGGGGATCCTTAACGGAGAACACCTGAACCGGAAGAAGGAATTGCTGGCTTTACTTAAAGATGATAAGAACCTGGACTATCATGACCAGATTTACTATCAGATTGCGGAAGACTATGCCGAAGAAAATAATATCACCGAAGCAGAAAAGTTCTATAAGTTATCTATCCGGAACAGTACCAGGAACAATTATCAAAAAGGGTTATCTTATTTGAGGATGGCTGACCTTAATTTTAATAAGCACAAAGATTTTCTGAAAGCAAAAGCATACTATGACAGTACAGTAACGGTATTGCCAAAGAATTATCCCGGATATGCACAAATCGTAAAAAAGAGTCAGAACCTGGAATATATCACTGACAGGTACGATGTTATTGCTTACCAGGACACCCTGCAAATGCTTGCTAAACTTCCTGAGGCGGAGCGTATCGCCAAAATCAAAAACCTGACGAAGATTAAAGTGGCTGTAGCTGGAAATAACGGAGCTTTCAGGAATAATCTTTTTCCGGACGCGACGCGGCGTAACAATGCGGGCGCACCAGCAACAAGTTCCTTTTACTTTAGTAACCCAGCTGCTTTAAGCAGAGGTTATACAGACTTTCTGACTAAATGGGGCAATAGAAAACAAGAAGATAACTGGAGACAGAGTATCAAATCATCTTCACAAACCACTTCCGAAAGTATTGCTAAAGTAGAGAATGATGGCTACCCGACAGACAAAATCGGGATGGAGAAAACGATAGCTGATAAAGATACGACAGGTAAAAAATACATGGCTGCCGTTCCGCTGACTGTTGAAGCGGTCAAAGCTTCGAATGAAAAAATAATTGACGCTTATTACGAAATTGCAAGTTTCTATCAGCAGGAACTGGATGATCAGCCTGAGGCCATCCGGATCTATCAATTGATATTAAGCAGATTTCCTGATAACAGCCATCTGGGTTCTGTTTATTATAGTTTATACCTGTGTTATCAAAAAACAGATCCTGCGAATGCGGCTAAATATAAAGCATTGGTACTGGACAAGTTTCCAGGTAGTGTTTACGCAAAAACGATCCTTGATCCGGACTATTCTATCAAACAGTCTGATCTTGAAGCCGCAGGAATTAAAAGATACAACCAGGTATTCGAATTGTATGAAGGAAAAGCATTTCCTTCGGTGATTACTGAGGTGAATACTACGGTTCAGCAATATCCGGCTGGTTCGATCAATCCTCAATTGAGTTATCTGAGAGCTATAGCCATTGGAAGAACACAACAGATTGATAGCTTAACAGCAGCATTTAAGGCGATTACCAACGCTTATCCGGACGATAAATTAATCGTCCCGCTGGTTAAAGAACACCTGGCTTATATTGCTACACACCAGGGTGAATTCCGTAAAAGAAGAGTTGCATTACCAGACTTTGATCCGGCTGAACCTCGCTTCTTTACTTCAGCTCCTGTAGCCGAAAAAACGGTTCAACCGATTGCTCAACCTGATCTTCAGCCCATTGCAAAACCGGTAAAGGAAGACGTTACTGCGGCTGCTAAACCAAACGTTACTCAACCAACTGTGATTAAGGAGCCGTCAGCCATTACCAAACAGGTTCCGGTTGTTCCACCGGTAACTACTAAAGATATCCCGGTTACTCAGCCGCAGGTAGCCGTTGTTAAAACCGATGTTCCACCAGCTACCCAACCTGTACCTGTTCCGGAAACACCTGTTGCGGCTGTAGTTACTCCGGAAATCACAACCCCTGTTCCGGTAAAAACGGCAGAAGTTCCTGCTCCGCGTCCGGTTATTATAGATAAAACATTCAGTACAGAAATATCTAAAGTCTATTATTTTGTGATTGATGTGGCAGATGCCAGCCTGACCTTAAGCTCTTCACGATTTGGAATCGGCCAATTTAACCGCGGAAACTTCCCGGGAGCAGGTTTGAAACATCAATTAACAGAATTTGACAATGACCAACTGATATATGTTGGGAACTTTCTTAGTTTTGCAGAAGCAAAAAGTTACGCTGACGGAATAACTCCTCAATTAAAACAGATCATGAAAGTCCCTGCTGGCACGTACAGCAGTTTCATTATCAGTAAGGAGAATTTCGAAAAGCTCCGGAACAAGGATCTGGTAACTAAATATTTAGATTTCTACAAAAACAATTACTAA
- a CDS encoding penicillin-binding protein 1A, giving the protein MTKNISAAEIKSYNITLWKLLIGAMILFAIFIVAIGFGLFGTLPSFRDIEHPKSNQATEILTEDKRVLGTYFVQNRSNVTYPEISQNVINALISTEDTRFKEHSGIDFKRTFTIIFYNLVGKKQGASTITQQLALNLFSEEGRQKNFFKRLMQKFQEWIVAVKLERNFTKEEIITMYLNTVDFGNQAYGIKSAARVYFNTTPDQLTVAQAATLVGLQKGITRYSPTRNPERSLARRNTVMSNMVKEDLLTQQQFDEEKAKPLALKFSAATVNDGIAPYFRAVLKNDIKKIFQERSILKADGTPYDLDRDGLKIITTINYDMQVYAEEAQRDAMKVLQAQFTKGWKGRNPFKDKEMQIEQGIKRSDRYKALQLEGKSESEIKADFNTPTEMSIFTWKGNLDTLMKPVDSVKYYKLLLRNAMMAMDPKTGYVKAWVGGINYEHFKYDQVKMGTRQVGSTAKPFTYSVAIENGYSPCYQVLNEPVTIEVPGSAPWTPKSGGTLPGYITLQKALAFSQNYIAAYLMKQVGPTAVATLAKRMGITSNVPAYPSIALGSFDASVFDMVGAYSVFANKGVWTQPTYILRIEDKNGVVLFSQTPQKHPAMNEDVAYVMTRMLEGVVKTGYGYGLISKYGLKNPIGGKTGTTQNNSDGWFVGITPDLVAGVWTGCEDRAFHFISTREGEGSKTAMPIFGGFLKKVYANPKLKVGKGDFEVPKSGVSITYDCNQYQQQQTDTTELDKKLGF; this is encoded by the coding sequence ATGACCAAAAATATTTCGGCGGCAGAGATAAAAAGCTATAATATTACGCTCTGGAAGTTACTGATAGGTGCAATGATCCTGTTTGCAATCTTTATTGTTGCAATCGGCTTTGGGCTATTTGGAACGCTGCCTTCTTTCAGAGATATTGAACACCCTAAAAGTAATCAAGCTACTGAAATATTAACTGAAGATAAAAGGGTATTAGGTACCTATTTTGTACAAAACCGCTCTAATGTAACTTATCCCGAAATTTCTCAGAATGTAATTAATGCGCTGATTTCTACAGAAGATACCAGGTTTAAAGAACATTCAGGAATTGACTTCAAGCGTACTTTCACGATTATATTTTACAATTTAGTGGGTAAAAAACAAGGGGCAAGTACAATTACACAACAATTAGCCCTTAACCTTTTCTCGGAAGAAGGCCGTCAAAAGAATTTCTTCAAACGTTTAATGCAGAAATTCCAGGAATGGATTGTCGCGGTAAAACTGGAACGTAACTTTACCAAAGAAGAGATTATTACGATGTACCTGAATACTGTGGATTTTGGTAACCAGGCTTATGGAATTAAATCTGCGGCAAGAGTTTATTTCAATACCACACCAGACCAGCTAACGGTAGCACAGGCAGCTACGTTGGTCGGGCTGCAAAAAGGAATTACCCGCTACTCTCCTACCCGTAACCCGGAAAGATCATTAGCCAGACGAAATACAGTCATGTCAAATATGGTTAAAGAAGACCTGCTGACCCAACAACAGTTTGACGAAGAAAAAGCAAAACCTTTAGCCCTTAAATTCAGTGCAGCAACTGTAAATGATGGAATTGCTCCGTATTTCAGAGCGGTATTGAAAAATGATATTAAGAAAATCTTCCAGGAACGCTCTATCTTAAAAGCAGATGGTACGCCATATGATCTGGACAGAGACGGACTAAAAATTATCACGACCATCAATTACGACATGCAAGTCTATGCCGAAGAAGCGCAAAGGGATGCGATGAAAGTTTTACAGGCACAATTTACAAAAGGCTGGAAAGGTAGAAACCCTTTCAAGGACAAAGAAATGCAGATTGAGCAGGGTATTAAAAGATCTGACCGCTATAAAGCTTTACAGCTGGAAGGAAAATCGGAGTCAGAAATTAAAGCAGACTTCAATACCCCGACCGAAATGAGCATTTTCACGTGGAAAGGAAATCTGGATACGCTGATGAAACCGGTGGATTCGGTAAAATATTATAAACTGCTGTTAAGAAATGCCATGATGGCAATGGATCCGAAAACAGGATACGTTAAAGCATGGGTTGGCGGTATCAATTACGAACATTTCAAATACGACCAGGTTAAAATGGGAACCAGGCAAGTCGGTTCAACAGCTAAACCTTTTACTTATTCGGTAGCTATAGAAAATGGTTATTCGCCGTGTTACCAGGTCTTGAATGAGCCGGTAACAATTGAAGTTCCGGGCAGTGCGCCATGGACGCCAAAATCGGGCGGTACTCTACCGGGTTACATTACTTTGCAGAAAGCCCTCGCCTTCTCTCAGAATTATATCGCTGCTTACCTGATGAAGCAAGTAGGCCCTACTGCGGTCGCTACATTGGCTAAAAGAATGGGGATCACTTCAAATGTACCTGCTTATCCATCTATCGCGTTAGGCTCATTTGATGCCTCTGTATTTGATATGGTAGGCGCTTATAGTGTATTTGCAAATAAAGGTGTCTGGACGCAACCAACTTATATTTTAAGAATAGAAGATAAAAACGGAGTGGTACTGTTCTCTCAAACGCCACAAAAACACCCTGCAATGAACGAAGATGTTGCTTATGTGATGACACGTATGCTGGAAGGTGTAGTGAAAACCGGTTATGGTTATGGCCTGATCAGTAAATACGGGTTGAAAAACCCTATTGGTGGTAAAACCGGAACGACACAGAATAACTCTGATGGATGGTTCGTAGGGATTACCCCTGATCTGGTTGCCGGCGTGTGGACAGGTTGCGAAGACCGTGCATTTCACTTTATCAGTACCAGAGAAGGTGAAGGTTCTAAAACAGCCATGCCTATTTTTGGTGGTTTCTTAAAGAAAGTCTATGCCAATCCTAAATTAAAAGTAGGCAAAGGCGACTTTGAAGTCCCTAAAAGCGGTGTATCTATCACTTACGATTGTAACCAATATCAACAGCAACAAACGGATACTACAGAACTGGACAAGAAGCTGGGTTTTTAA
- the uvrC gene encoding excinuclease ABC subunit UvrC, with the protein MSIFDYKKALADIPHKPGVYQYWDQEDTLIYIGKAKDLRNRVGSYFNQDNQMNGKTRVLVSKIRKITFTIVDTEIDAWLLENSLIKKHQPRYNIMLKDDKTYPWIIIKKEPFPRLYWTRKMIKDGSTYFGPYASVGMMHTILDLIKETYPLRTCNLPLTDENIHAGKFKVCLEYQIGNCKGPCQAYQSDEDYDQSIAEIKDILNGKIGNVIKDVKLVIKKAVDELNFEYAHQYQKKLLVLEKYQSKSTVVNSSITNVDVVSIASDERYAFVNYLKIMNGSIIQTQTIEIKKRLDESDEELLTLAITEFRTKFSSTSREIIVPFDIKLKDENLKFTVPKLGEKKNLLELSHKNVLFFRREKLNQYEKLNPDLRSERILTQMQKDLMLTQLPVHIECFDNSNFQGAYPVSAIVVFKDAKPSKKDYRHFNVKTVEGPNDFATMEEAVYRRYKRMLEEEESLPQLIIIDGGKGQLSSAVSSLKKLGIEHKVTVIGIAKRLEELYYPGDSYPLHLDKKSETLKVIQQLRDEAHRFGITFHRKKRDQGTLKTELEDIPGIGKTTADKLLRQFKSVKKIREATEAELENVLNKAQVKTLLAHFAPKTT; encoded by the coding sequence ATGAGCATTTTTGATTACAAAAAGGCATTAGCCGATATTCCGCATAAACCCGGTGTTTATCAATACTGGGATCAGGAAGATACGCTCATTTATATTGGCAAGGCCAAAGATTTAAGAAACCGTGTCGGCTCTTATTTCAATCAGGACAACCAGATGAATGGTAAAACGCGGGTATTGGTTTCCAAGATCCGCAAGATTACTTTTACCATTGTTGATACTGAAATTGATGCCTGGCTGCTGGAAAACAGCCTGATTAAAAAACATCAGCCAAGGTATAATATCATGCTGAAAGATGATAAGACCTATCCATGGATTATTATCAAGAAAGAACCCTTTCCGCGTTTATACTGGACACGGAAAATGATCAAAGATGGTTCCACTTATTTTGGCCCTTATGCCTCTGTAGGGATGATGCATACCATTCTTGACCTGATTAAAGAAACCTATCCTTTACGTACCTGTAATCTTCCGCTAACGGACGAGAACATCCATGCCGGCAAATTCAAAGTCTGCCTGGAATATCAGATTGGCAATTGTAAGGGACCTTGTCAGGCTTATCAATCGGACGAAGATTATGATCAGAGTATAGCGGAGATCAAAGATATTCTGAATGGAAAAATCGGTAATGTAATCAAGGATGTAAAGCTGGTCATCAAAAAAGCAGTCGACGAACTAAATTTTGAATATGCCCATCAATATCAAAAAAAGTTACTGGTCTTAGAAAAGTATCAAAGTAAATCAACTGTAGTCAACAGCTCAATCACCAATGTAGATGTGGTGAGCATTGCTTCTGATGAGCGTTACGCTTTTGTCAATTACTTAAAGATCATGAATGGAAGTATCATTCAGACGCAAACGATAGAGATCAAAAAACGTCTGGACGAATCTGATGAAGAACTGCTTACCCTGGCTATTACTGAATTCAGGACGAAGTTCAGCAGTACTTCCAGAGAGATTATCGTTCCTTTTGATATTAAACTGAAGGATGAAAATTTAAAGTTTACTGTTCCCAAGCTGGGTGAAAAGAAAAACCTGCTGGAACTTTCCCATAAAAATGTATTGTTCTTTAGACGTGAAAAGCTGAACCAATATGAAAAGCTAAATCCTGATTTAAGGTCTGAACGCATTTTAACACAAATGCAAAAAGATCTGATGCTGACCCAGCTGCCTGTTCATATTGAATGTTTTGATAACTCGAATTTCCAAGGTGCTTATCCTGTTTCAGCAATCGTGGTCTTTAAAGATGCCAAACCATCTAAAAAAGATTACAGGCACTTCAATGTGAAAACAGTAGAAGGCCCGAATGATTTTGCGACGATGGAAGAAGCTGTTTACAGGCGATATAAGCGCATGTTAGAAGAAGAGGAGTCATTACCTCAATTAATCATCATTGATGGTGGTAAAGGCCAGCTATCGTCCGCAGTAAGCAGTTTAAAGAAATTAGGGATAGAACATAAAGTTACGGTCATCGGTATCGCTAAAAGACTGGAAGAATTATATTATCCGGGAGATAGCTATCCGCTGCATCTGGACAAGAAATCGGAGACGTTAAAGGTTATTCAGCAGCTCCGTGATGAGGCCCACCGTTTTGGGATTACTTTCCACAGAAAGAAAAGAGATCAGGGCACTTTAAAGACCGAACTGGAGGATATTCCCGGTATTGGCAAAACCACTGCCGATAAGCTTTTACGCCAGTTTAAATCGGTTAAAAAGATCAGAGAAGCTACAGAAGCTGAATTGGAAAACGTACTGAACAAAGCACAGGTTAAAACCTTACTGGCTCATTTCGCTCCGAAGACTACTTAA
- the gldN gene encoding gliding motility protein GldN — MKQFLYLIILLFVGTGVFAQSKPVKPIVSQRPKVKPTKSAPATDAVTVPATDAAKPAPETAVPINTPVVSTPAVNTPVVNTPAVNTPSVNAPVATTAAAATTPLLKKSKIKTPPKDGFFARKDVDSSVMVPYADVREEDVFYSKRIWREIDLRDTINSVLNTESSKLIEILLEAIGNEELTAYSPKDTTAGKVLEDNDSFKIALTSAEALRNARGTSEGEADEKGKIGDPVLKRLRADEFLKYRIKEDWILDVKRSIFEPRIVGLAPMKMVEGNWQPVFWIYYDEARTILSKKKLQDPSNDASVLTFDDFFVRRLFSSNIVKETNPANKTIVEILNQTDPKDPRKLYESERIKKGMADYEQSLWEY; from the coding sequence ATGAAACAATTTCTATATCTGATTATCCTGTTGTTCGTGGGAACCGGGGTGTTCGCTCAGAGCAAACCTGTAAAACCAATCGTTAGTCAGCGTCCGAAGGTAAAGCCAACAAAATCGGCTCCTGCTACAGACGCGGTTACGGTACCTGCTACAGATGCAGCTAAACCAGCGCCTGAAACAGCTGTACCGATTAATACGCCAGTAGTTAGTACCCCTGCTGTGAATACACCGGTTGTAAACACCCCGGCCGTAAATACACCATCGGTTAATGCACCGGTTGCTACAACAGCGGCGGCAGCGACAACACCTTTGCTTAAAAAATCGAAGATTAAGACTCCTCCAAAAGATGGTTTCTTTGCGAGAAAAGATGTAGATAGCAGTGTAATGGTTCCTTACGCAGATGTCAGAGAAGAAGATGTGTTTTATTCTAAACGTATCTGGAGAGAAATTGATTTACGTGATACTATCAATTCAGTATTGAATACTGAAAGCTCTAAATTGATAGAAATCCTGCTGGAAGCAATTGGAAATGAGGAGTTAACAGCTTATTCCCCTAAAGATACCACTGCTGGAAAAGTATTGGAAGATAATGACTCTTTCAAGATTGCTTTGACTTCGGCCGAAGCATTGAGAAATGCAAGAGGGACTTCTGAAGGAGAAGCTGATGAAAAAGGTAAAATAGGAGATCCGGTATTGAAACGCTTAAGAGCGGATGAATTCTTAAAATACAGAATTAAAGAAGACTGGATTCTGGATGTTAAAAGATCAATCTTTGAACCACGTATTGTCGGCCTTGCCCCTATGAAAATGGTAGAAGGTAACTGGCAGCCCGTATTCTGGATCTATTACGATGAAGCCCGGACTATATTAAGTAAGAAAAAATTACAGGATCCATCCAATGATGCGTCAGTATTAACTTTCGATGATTTCTTTGTCAGACGGCTGTTCTCGAGTAATATTGTGAAAGAGACAAACCCTGCCAATAAAACAATCGTGGAGATCCTGAATCAGACTGATCCTAAAGATCCAAGAAAATTATACGAATCTGAAAGGATTAAAAAAGGGATGGCAGACTACGAACAAAGTTTGTGGGAATACTAA